A genome region from Nicotiana tabacum cultivar K326 chromosome 13, ASM71507v2, whole genome shotgun sequence includes the following:
- the LOC142167996 gene encoding uncharacterized protein LOC142167996, translating into MEENAEVDALANLGSITDVKNAGNVIVIHLFHSALDQEKSEIKRITSAPYHHAANGQVESTNKFIIKKLKKRLEESKGKWPEMLLGMLWAYRTTTKTSTSETPFLLVYGAEALILVEIGKPSTRYTHLTEEASKEEMRVNLDLLEYGEKQH; encoded by the exons ATGGAAGAGAATGCAGAAGTAGATGCGTTGGCAAATCTCGGGTCTATCACGGATGTAAAAAATGCAGGAAATGTTATCgtgatacatttatttcattcggCACTTGACCAAGAAAAgagcgag ATCAAACGGATTACGTCTGCACCTTACCACCATGCAGCTAATGGACAAGTCGAGTCGACAAATAAATTTATCAttaagaaattgaagaagagatTAGAAGAATCAAAAGGCAAATGGCCAGAAATGTTACTGGGGATGTTGTGGGCCTatcgaacaacaacaaaaacaagtacgAGTGAGACTCCATTTTTGCTTGTTTATGGTGCAGAAGCTTTAATTCTGGTAGAGATAGGTAAACCAAGTACGAGATACACACATCTTACCGAGGAAGCAAGTAAGGAGGAGATGCGAGTAAATTTGGATCTATTAGAATATGgagagaagcaacattaa